TGCTGTTTATcgccaaagattgtctatatgacaAGAAGACCATGCTGTTTATcgccaaagattgtctatatgacaAGAAGACCATGCTGTTTATcgccaaagattgtctatatgacaAGAAGACCATGCTGTTTATcgccaaagattgtctatatgacaAGAAGACCATGCTGTTTATcgccaaagattgtctatatgacaAGAAGACCATGCTGTTTATAGCCAAAGATTGTCTAGATGACAGGAAGACCATGCTGTTTAAAGACGTAGATGCTAAAGTGCTCGCCAAAGATTGTCTATCTGACAGGAGCTGCCCATACCTGAGCGTCATGCTGGTCAAAGAGCATACACCAGGGGGAGTTGAGGGTCTTGATGGCTAGCTCGTAGGCGCAGAGGTTCAAGGCAGCGTCGGCCATGTCTGGGGTAAAAGGGGGTGGAGTCACGTTGAGGCGTGACGGGATTGTTTGGAATGAAGAAACACATCCTCTGGGGTTCTCAGGTGTATCACATGATTGCCCTCACCAGACGTGATGTCCTCATAAGAGAGTCCGAGTTGGTCTGCTATCTTCTCCCGGACCTTCCTCATCTCTGGTCCCTCCTTGAACTTGTCCACCTCCGTCAGCGCTGACGGGTTCCTCACCACCTCCTCCACAAACTTGTTGCAGTGCTCAAAATACTTCATGAGCGCGTCGTTGACGTCCAGGCGGAACCTCTGATCTACAAGCGGGGAGACCACACACCTTACTGCAAAAGCCGCAACCTtggcttcacttctttttacgctgTACAGAATATGTAGCATCAATGGGGTGAGCTTCTTGATCCACCTGCATGACAGTGACGGGGGCTGAAGACAGTGCTTGGAGTGATGAGAAAGTCTGAGAAGATGAAAATATCTGTGAATATCTGCGTGGTACTTTgcgcccccccccattccaaaaacatattagcttgattggccacctcaaattgtccataggtatgaatgtgggtgggaatggttgtttgtctatatgtgccctgggattggctggccaccagtcccgggtggACCCGCCCAAAATGGTTTCATTTTTGAAAACCAAATATAGCACTATTgtgataatacataataataacaatagatcATAGTTAATATGTCCGTCTATGACTTTGgtatttgtgacatgtattttttcataGGCAATTGGCTCTACCTGtcgaacatttgcagcatttcttgaattGCTGGCGTTTCAACTGGAGTGTCAATGATTAGAGAAGCCTAGTTTCTTCACTTGGCTGATGGGTTCCAATGTCCGGTCCAACCAAGGAACGTTTGTTGGGACAGACAAATATGAAGGGCTGATACAGTCTCGTATCTAGTATagtctagtatctagtatccagTAGTATCCAGTATCTAGTATTTAGTATCTGGTATCCAGTAGtatgtagtatctagtatctagtatctagtatccagTAGTATCCAGTATCTAGTATCCAGTAGtatgtagtatctagtatctagtatctagtatccagTAGTATCCAGTATCTAGTATTTAGTATCTGGTATCCAGTAGtatgtagtatctagtatcCAGTAGTATCCAGTATCTAGTATCCAGTAGtatgtagtatctagtatctagtatccagtagtatgtagtatctagtatcCAGTAGTATCCAGTCTCTAGTATCCAGTAGTATCTAGTATCCAGTATGAAGTATCTAGTGTCTAGTATAGTCCAGCAGGGTCCTCCACCACTAGCTATAGCAGTGCGCTGGCCAAACATGGCGCTCCGAAGAGCTCTAGTAACGTGTGATTAGATGGATGCTGAAGTCCTACCTTGGACGTTCCACAGCTGGGTGAGGCCCCCCATGAAGGCCAGGGTGCTGTTGATGCACCTGTGCTTGGAGCTGCTTGTAAAGCCAATCAGTCCTCCTCTGAGGTTCTCCTCTGAAAGCAAGGAGGGGAAGAGCTTGGACAGCCTGATGGCCAGATGCTTATGATCGTCCACCCCTTTCTGGGCCAGTTGCCCGTCCATCTCCTCCGTGTACCACATCTGCCAGTGGGTCTGGATCTCCCGCACCCAGCTCTCCTTCCCGTAGGAGGCCCTCTTCACCGCCTGGTACATCTTCCGCATCTCCTTGAAGATGACGCTGGTCGGGTACCTGGTGCCATGTCGTATGATGGCGGTGAGGTGAACCGGACGACATCTCGGAGACGGAGGGCGCAGGACGGAGGTGTTGACGGCAAGGATGTCCTCCAGAAGATGTGGGTTGACTTCCTCGTAGCGACCTTTGGTGCCAAAGTGTTTGGCGATATTGGGTATGCTGGCAGTGGCGGTGACGGCAGAACAGACCAAGTGGACAACGAGGAGCCTCCAAGTGTTGGTCTTCATGATTGCTCCTTCTCCAAGAACCTGCTGTGCGTGTCTTTTTTGGTTTTTCATGTAAGCCCTGAAGGCTTGCACAATAGCCTGGAGTGAACTTTGGACAGTCGCCTTCGATGTGCGCTCATGCTGGTGAGATGACTCACGGTTGCTGTGTTGCAACTTCTACTCTGATGCAGCAGCTTTGCTCTGCAAACACAAGCCATACAAGACTGAGGCTACGTTCACGCCGCAGGTCAATTCCCATGTTTGCTCATGTGACTTTGTCATGTCACTGTCAGCAACACGCCTCCTATTCTTCTATTCTATTCCATCCTGTTCTGTTCTTGATAGAAATTCCATACGGACACGATGCTCCTGCAGGTCATGTAGTATATGTCACTTATACGCAGGGTGGACTTACCCTGAGGCAAACACGGCCCGAGATTTCCAGGAACCCCAAACGTCTCATCATGGCTGGTTATTGGTTGTTCTTCTTCAGTTTAAAGTGCatactacattttattcttCAGGCGTGAGCCTCCAACTACACCAAAATGCATCGGCTGTCGCTGGCACATACTGCACATTGATTCCGGAAGATGGACGTGGACAAAAGTGTTGGTGCAGAGTTAGGCCCGTGAAGCAGAAGCTGGGATGGACCTATTTCACAGTCCCAACCACGGCAGCACCGCCACCCCACCGGCAGGGCAGGCAGTAGAGCAGGGTTTCAAACTcctgccatggagggccgagacactacaggttttctttccaggtgattttaatgatgaaccctcctttggttggacggaaggagctcgtcaatgaaatcacctgctggagaaactggttgggaagaaaacctgcagtgcttcggcCCTCTGTCGACGCATGCGCAGTAGAGGAAGATACAGTGATGCTCCTCGTCACAAAGATGTGACTATGAATGCCGCAAACTATTTCAAATGCTCTTATCAATGTCAGTACAAGCTTGCTAGGTGATAATAATCCACCAGGAGGATTGGAAGGACTTTATCTAGTTCAGGAAATAGGAGCATGTTCTCATAGTCCCATTTGTTAGAAGATGGGAAACATTAATATTCCAAAACATAAAACACAGCTCTGTAACTAGCAACATGTGTAAATACGCCCTTGCGTGTTGCCGTGCGTACCGAGACAAAAAGAAAGCGAGTTACTCACCGATGTAGCCAAAAGCTCTTGTTGTCATTATCAAAATGATTTTTAGAAAGTGTCAGCGTTCCACCATTCCTGCCACCCGCATAGCAAGTTCTCCACAAACTACCAAAGGGCCAAATCAGTCTTCCTGATCTGCTGAGTtatgaaaattgaaaatgaaaatgaattaaccACAAGGAAAGCGCACACCGCAACAATCTTTACTTCCGCATACACGCGGCAATGCGTGTGACGTCATGTCTTTTCGCGTGTACGTCACTTCCCGTCGAGAGTCGCATGGTTTTGGTAAAGTgaagaaaatgatgaatgaatgaatgaagttacaaAAGACTCTGCAGTGTGAACGCAGCCTAAACGTAATTAGTGTTAATCAGTGTTCTTCAGCTCCGAACCGTAGTCAGGGCGACCTGACTTCAGCAGAGAAGAAAATGTTACTTGTTGCTTCcaataaactttatttaacgTGTCAGCACCACAGAAATAGAAAGACGTAGAAAGCTCACACCCGGACACAACACACAGAGCTCGGTGTCGCCGCCGCGCAGTGCTTCAGTGCACACgacgccatcttgtgtagcacaacttgGCAGCTCGGCGTGCGCATTGTATAGGCGCATATAGGTAGTTTAAAGCCGCACGATAGGACATTTTAATGCCTTATCGCGTCCAGAATTTCAGAAACCACCAGTAAAAACGTTGAAAGTCGCAGACGAACAAGGtggtgctacacaagatggcggactcGCGGCGACAAAAACGTCGGGCTCATGCGTTTTCTACGTAATGTAGTTCAAtggtcaacacacagccatttcCCATCGTCTCCCTTCTCTCGCTCCCGTTCACGCTACGTAGCAGTCCAGGGCAATGGCTGTAACATAAGCTTCATTTTAATGCTGTGGATTCGTTCTAATACCGTTCTGCTATCTTTGCTCAGAGGACTGACTCAACTGGTCCTTGGGTCACGGCTGGAGATAACATCTGGCAATGTTGGTTTGCTTGATGTGACCGGTTCTCCATGTTCCTGTTCCTAGCGCATGCCTGGGACATGTCTGCCTTCTTCAGTACAAGCACATAATGGCCATCCTCGAGTCTGTCTTTATTTACCATCTATTGATGATCGTTTGAAGCTAATTTGGATTCACAGATGCTTCCGATACAGTAAGTACATTGGcggctagctagttagctcgctagcatgctaatggttAAAGAACATGGTGGTCTCTTGTGACATTAGCAATGtgttataaataatgaataatagagtgtaaaggtgactctaggggtgttatttcatacatacagggctctaataatgttttttgtattcagcatttattaatattgactccAACTGGGCAGAAATTCACTTCAGTTCAGTTGGTTCTGAAATCAACAAATTCAAAGATGCAGTCATTCTTGTCAGTGAGCACGTCTGTTActtgccttgtgattggctggcgtccagtctaGGATGTGCcctgcctcccgcccgaagtcagctgggataggctccagcataccccccatccgccctagtgagaataagcatagaaaatgcatggacgTCTGGTACTTGCCTTATtcgcgacacctagtggccagtgtagttACAGTTCATCAATTGAACTGCACTTCTATTTCACTTCATTTATCAATCACTTACtttcaatgaatgaaatagTGAATGAAATGTATGGCTTTGGAAGCAATGAAAAGTTGAACATTTTTCAGCTTAGCGGGATACTGTCTGTCGCATCTCAACCAACGCAGACAGCCAAACACTGCACCACCAcccagccaggatgcattcatgaacTGACACAAagaaagtgggattttttttaacccattaCAAAGACATTTTCCCCACTGgtcttatataatataatataaaattaattcattcattttctaccgctttttcctcacgagggtcgcgggggtgctggagcctatcccagcttaatataaaattatatatatatatatattcgagcactgcaaagggagccacaacaaagaggctgaagagccacatgtggctcctGTGCCGCAGGTTGCTGACCACTGGTCTAACTGCAGCGggagtaatagtaatagtaatagtagagtacaatcatagaaaataaaatattttacatcTGTTGTTCAGCTGCTGAAAAATGGGAGTAAAACCCAAAAGTGCTGCGTTGGTACTTCTTGCTGAGTATAGGGTGTATTTATTTAGTCAACTCTTCTATAGCTATGAGTGAaatgtttgctccactttttgGCCAATAGATGGCTGCAAAGAAGGCTGCGTTCACTTACATCTCAAGCGATTCGCTTTTTGAAACTGATATTCTAATGTCTTGTCGGGGCTGTCGTGTTCTCGTCAACAACAAACACCATTACATACAATGTTGGGTTGTGCGCTTTATCATCCACCACAAACAGAGTTTGAACGCATAAAAAGGCACAACTATTGCTGTTGTCGCGAGTGGAGACATTTTGTTTGGGGACGTGAAGGCGCCGAGCGTGACGCCACTGAAGGTGTGCTTTTTGTTAAGTGCTTCCTCCGGAGTACAACAGGCGGACTTGTGGCCACATTGCAATCAGTTGCTAGAGGATCGTTTCAGCAGCCATACGGCAAGGTAACGGCATTATCCTCTCATCTACAAGCTCGCAATCCTAAACGGTCTTACTGATGTGTGGTGATCCGAGCCCCCCGATGACTCCATGAATGTTAACTGTTATCCAGCACAAACTATTTGCTCGAAGTGCTTACCGACACACCCGCTTTGACGACATTTGACAACGCCGATTTGAAGCGTGCGGCGTGTTACTCTCCGTTATGTTGTTTAAACGGAACCAAAATGTCGCCGGTTATGTTTGGACCGGGGTTAAGGACATTTGCTAACGGAATCTGGTGTTGACGGCTAGCTTATTTCTTGCGTGCCGCTAACCAGCCAGCTAGCAAAACAGCTACGACGCCTGCTTTTGCTTATCTATTTTAGGTTCTAAGCTCTTAATCCCTCATGTCCCGGTTGAGGGTTGGTCTCCGAGCAGGCTGTGTGTTTTTAGCATGTTTCAAACGACCGATAGCTGCGGCAGCTCATGTTGCCAGTAAATGTCCATGTTTACGTCCCAGTAGGAATAGTATCACCGCATAGTTTGGATGTGTTGATGGTTTGAGTTACTGGCTTCCCCTACCGAGTTGCACCTttgttatttgtgtgtttgtagcttCGGCCCACAAAGTAACTGGCACGCTTCTCCTGTGTGCACAAACGAAGATGGGGAGTGCTCATTTTTCTGCAATAAGGAAGTGAGAAAGCAAATTTTCCCTCAACAGTGAACTGAAGTGGCGTTAAAGGCGTGAATTGTTGCTGAGGGCATTCGCTGCCAAAGCAAAGAATATTTCACTGTCCTCAAGCTGGGAAgactcccttcccttcccttcctttcCTCCAGTGGAAACAATGACTCCTCTGTCGGGATGTCTATGATTCAGCAGTGGGAAAGATGAATGTTGGTCAGTGCCATCACTGGCCTCCATGCTCCATCAGCCTTTGCTGTGGCAGAACTTCCCATTTGGGCTTGTCGACACGCCAGTCATTCACCTTGTCATCATGAAAAAAGGAAAAGGCAGCCTCTTGTGAGGGCAGGTGAATTGCCACAAATGAGGGTTGATTCCTTGGCCATGGGGGGTCCCTCAGCTGCCCTGTGTTGTCCCATGGTGGGGCGGTGCACACGTATGCACACGTATGAGTAGGAAGAATCTGGGATTATGTTTAAATGAAGTGATTTGTAGTTCGTGTGATGAGCGAGTAACAGGAAATGCCACAATGTCGGCTCCAGGAAGTTTGAGGGTGGGGAGGCACAGCAGCTAGAGGAACAACGTCTGGCTAAAGCTGAAACAGTTGGCTTTAAAGGCAAATGGATGAATTTGTAGTTCCTACAGTGATAGCCCCGTGAGTACCAGGAAAGAAGTATGCTTCAGGAAAAATCACTGTTTCTgagagtagtagtagtcgtagtagtagtactccCCAGCTGGTTTATGTTGTCAAGGAGTTGGGTggcacagcagcttgagaaaaatggagaaaaacaactttttcaaCCGTGCAAAGCTAAGTTCAGTAATGTTTTCAAGgcaaaatgaatgagttgttattgtttttttggggaCGAGGAAGCCCCCGCTGTGTTGACTCCAAGGGCCAAGCAGCCCTTTTCCTTTCATTGTCTCCTTCGATGCCTGTTTTACAGCAGtactagtacatgagtactaATACATGGGCTATTGTTCAAATCAGGATTCAAACGTCTTCTTCATACAAATGCTTATGATAGTGTAGGTGTAGCCAACATGCAGCATTATGAAAACCACTCTGACATAAAGCAAGTAGAGTTGATGTATTACTGTTTATGTGAAACAGCAgtgctcctgctcctcctcatgatgatattttagtagtttttgGTTCAGCCATCCATGAGGTAATGGTTGTTATAATGTTTCcaaggctattttttttttgtagcagatGTACATTGTAAGCACTGATTAttttatatagaatatatatatatatatatatatatatatttttttttggtgttatgTCATGGTTTCCCTGTGGTACAAAAAACGTCTCCCAACAAACCGTATTGCTTGATTGTTTTAAACCCCAAATGatgtcactgtggtaaaaaaGCCACATTTGGAGCCTAGGTGGATAGTTGTAGTTGTCTAGCTAGCTCGCTGCCTCCAGGGAGACAGTGGAGCCGAGGCAGATGTGTAAAAGCAGATGGTAGGAAGGTAGCTGGAATGAGATGGTAAGATGGACATGCTCGTGATGGAACACGCTAGCATGGAAGGCTTAGCCTGGGACTGGATGTCATCCATATCTTCCACACAAGTTGTCATTCTCACACTAATAGGGGACAAAGTGCATCCTTGGCAGTGCAACTTTATTTCAATCAGCCAGCATTGACAAAGCTGTACGGGTGGAGTTTTTAATGCAACTTTATTTCAATCAGCCAGCATTGACAAAGCTGTACAGGTGGAGTTTTTTTCTGGCATATGGAAAGCAGACAACAACAAGCAGGACTGCGCTTCCTGGCCGTGCACATTACATACTACCACAACACGACGGAATTCCTATCCCATCCCAGCGTCAGACGCTAAACACGGAAAGTGGCTTTCTTCTTTATTTGGCCATATTTAGAAGTTTTATTCCCACTCAAGCACGTCCTACTTTCCTGCTGCATTTAGCAATTCCAGGCTAGTATCAGCAGCTGGCGTTGACTGTGTGTACTACAGGAAAGATAGAAATACTTGCAGTAGCGCTGTGGGATTATAAGCAATGCAAGCGTCACTTCTTGCTTTTGTCTGCTGGCTGCGGCTGGGAGATCCTCCTGTTGTGACTTGTTTCTGCCCTCTGCATTCCAACTGTCTGACATTTCGCCCATTGTTTGATTTCAAATGGTCGTACTGGTGCCCCGAGCAGCTGAGTTGGAGCTCATGTCTTTGCATTGGAGAAACGAATGAGTGATGGCTGTCTGCTGGGAGACTGTGGTCCTTTCTTCGTCCAAACATGGAAGTACAAGGCATACTGTGTGTACGATTGtagtcactaggtggcagtaatgacattgAGACATGAGCTTAACACTGCAtgcagtcagccatggcatgtcccacacCATAGACTGAAATCCTCCCagccagtgtggaagtggtatgtgcGTGCATGCACTGCTACAGTGGGCCAGTATAACAGCATTCAACTTGTTTTGCTGTTCCTCTGAGACCACACGGGCCCCTGGCATCCTGATCGGGGACAGGGAAAGGACCAGGAGGCGTTGTCATGAGCAGATAGCAACTTTCCACCGCTAGCTCTCAGCTGCCATGAGGCCTGACGAAGCCCAGATGTGGCCTGGGCCAGAGGATCAATAGAATGCTTGTACATCGTCCTGTTGCTGCGGTAGTGCGGTTGCTAAGAAGCGTATTTGCTGATTTGCTGGGGAtggctgttagcaaacagcagcTCTGCCATTTTATCTTTGGTGTTGTAGATCTACTCACGGTGGAGCAGAAGCAAAACGGCTACTTTTATTAACAAATGCTGTTGCCATGTCTACCAAATATGGCCTCCAACTAACAGACTGACGTGGATCGATGGCATGGATGGATCCTGGAGTGGTCTGCAGTGTCCCATGAGATGTTCCTAATGCTCTGTACTTGGTTTTTATTGCCACATCTTCTCCCCTCACAAAGTCTTCAAAGACAGCTTGGTGTATATTTACAGCAGTTATTTGCGGCCATGCCTCCACTGGGGGACAGAAATATTCATGT
The window above is part of the Doryrhamphus excisus isolate RoL2022-K1 chromosome 20, RoL_Dexc_1.0, whole genome shotgun sequence genome. Proteins encoded here:
- the LOC131107913 gene encoding multiple inositol polyphosphate phosphatase 1-like isoform X1 translates to MKNQKRHAQQVLGEGAIMKTNTWRLLVVHLVCSAVTATASIPNIAKHFGTKGRYEEVNPHLLEDILAVNTSVLRPPSPRCRPVHLTAIIRHGTRYPTSVIFKEMRKMYQAVKRASYGKESWVREIQTHWQMWYTEEMDGQLAQKGVDDHKHLAIRLSKLFPSLLSEENLRGGLIGFTSSSKHRCINSTLAFMGGLTQLWNVQDFLITPSTVFSPRHCHADQRFRLDVNDALMKYFEHCNKFVEEVVRNPSALTEVDKFKEGPEMRKVREKIADQLGLSYEDITSDMADAALNLCAYELAIKTLNSPWCMLFDQHDAQVVEYANDLRQFWKRGYGYDINRKSSCILFHDVFSRLDKTADEVRSGQRVSEVATIQVGHGETLLPLYTLLGFFQDHHAPTSSNYANQIGRAFRTSEVLPYAANLLLALYDCGAGDLRLQPLVNEKPVAFPGLAEQTGTMPLYQDVKDHYKELIQGCDFETECELFNRTRVM
- the LOC131107913 gene encoding multiple inositol polyphosphate phosphatase 1-like isoform X2, which produces MKNQKRHAQQVLGEGAIMKTNTWRLLVVHLVCSAVTATASIPNIAKHFGTKGRYEEVNPHLLEDILAVNTSVLRPPSPRCRPVHLTAIIRHGTRYPTSVIFKEMRKMYQAVKRASYGKESWVREIQTHWQMWYTEEMDGQLAQKGVDDHKHLAIRLSKLFPSLLSEENLRGGLIGFTSSSKHRCINSTLAFMGGLTQLWNVQDQRFRLDVNDALMKYFEHCNKFVEEVVRNPSALTEVDKFKEGPEMRKVREKIADQLGLSYEDITSDMADAALNLCAYELAIKTLNSPWCMLFDQHDAQVVEYANDLRQFWKRGYGYDINRKSSCILFHDVFSRLDKTADEVRSGQRVSEVATIQVGHGETLLPLYTLLGFFQDHHAPTSSNYANQIGRAFRTSEVLPYAANLLLALYDCGAGDLRLQPLVNEKPVAFPGLAEQTGTMPLYQDVKDHYKELIQGCDFETECELFNRTRVM